The Hornefia porci genome contains the following window.
GGGGCAGGTCACTCAGGAAATCGCCACCAATATCGCGAATTTCATGTTCCTCTACTTTGCCACCATTTTCGTCGGCTCGCTTCTGATCGCCGTCAACGGCTTTGACCTGGTCACCACGGTCTCGGCTGTCGTGACCTGTGTGGGGAACGTGGGACCGGGCTTCAATCTGGTGGGGCCGACCATGAATTTCAGTCAGTTCTCCGATTTTTCCAAAATCGTGCTGTCCTTCCTGATGATTGCGGGAAGGCTGGAGCTGTTCACTGTTTTCATGCTGTTCTCACCATACTACTGGAACTCTAACAAAGCCTGATACGGAGCAGCCGGAGGCTGAGACGGCGCGATCCGGCGGACCGTCCGTCAGACGCAGATGCACAGCGGAAATAGCAGAAGCAGACAGGAGCAATTATGAATTTCAATCACAGACTGATTTTAAGAACTGCATCCATGATTCTTTTGTTCGAGGGTATCGCTATGCTGATTCCCTTCGCTTTCGCATGCTATTTCGCGGAATTTGCTCCTGCGACGGCCTTCTTCTGTATCATCGTCGTATGTGTCAGCTTCGGCGTGACCATAAACCGGGTGACAATGCACAGCCGCCCGTATATCCACTCAAGAGAGGGCTTCTACATCGTCATCGTCTGCTGGATGTTCGTCATCCTGCTGGGTGCGATGCCCTATCTGCTTTCCGACATGGACTACACCTTCTGGGACTGCTGGTTTGAATCCACCGCCGGCTGGACCACCACCGGAGCCACCGTGCTGGGATACGATAATATGCCCCGCTCTCTGCTTCTCTGGAAGAGTGTCAGCAGCTGGCTGGGCGGCATGGGAATCATCGTTCTGACCACATCAATCTTTCCCAAGCTGGGAATCCGCGGACAGAAAATGGCCGCGGCGGAAATGCCCGGCCCGACTCTGGAGAAGCTGACCGCCCGCTTCGGCGATACAGCCAAGATCTCCTATCAGATTTATACGGTGCTGACGCTGATTGAACTGGCTCTGCTGGTTCCCACGAAGATGACCTTCTATGACGCTCTGCTGAACACACTGTCATCCATCAGCACCGCCGGAATCGTGGATCTGTCCGCCGCCCAGGAAGCCTTTGTAATCACGCCTTACATCAAGGGAGTCCTGGCGTTCTTCTCCATGGCGTCCTCCATCAATTTCATCGCCTACTTCATGCTGACCTGCGGCAAATTCCGGGAGGCCCTTCACCACTATGAGGTGCGGGTCTATCTTCTGGTGATCGCTGCGGCCGGCGTGCTGATGGGCGTGGATCTGTATCTGCATCATATCGGCGACGGACTGGTTTCCGGTATCGGAAATGCTCTGGTACAGGGGATCTCTTTTGCTTCGACTTCGGGATTCATCATCGACGACATCGGATCGTGGCCGACCTTTTCCAAGTTCCTCCTGCTCACTCTGTCCCTGATCGGAGGCTGCAGCTTCTCCACCAGCGGAGGAATGAAAATCATCCGGTTTTCCGTCTTCCTGAAACTGATCAGCCGGGGAATTTATAAACGGATCCATCCGCGGGCGATCAAACCGGTCATGATACAGAAAAAACCGGTCTCCGCTCCGGTCGCCTCTTCCATCACCATGTTCATTCTCCTGTATTTCGGGCTGTTCATGTTCTCCGCGATTGTCCTGTCTCTGAACAATCTGGATATGGAAACGACTCTGTCCGCGGCAGCCGGCGCGTTCACCAACACCGGAACCAGCTTCGGCAGACTGACCGGCAGCGACTTCAGCATTTTCGCGGCACCCTTCAAATTCTATCTGAGTCTGCTGATGCTGGCCGGAAGACTTGAGATGTATGCGGTAATCATCATGTTCTCGCCCTCCTACTGGAATTCTGACCGGGCCCGCGTGTAGGGGCGTCCTGCCGAATTCTGACCGGGCCCGCGTGCAGAGCTGTCCTACCGGGATTCTGAACGGATCTGCGTGCAGGGGCGGTCGACATAGAACACATTCCCCATGACATCCACAATTTTCACACAGATCCTCCGGCAGTCCGGTCCCACGATCTGCCGGCAGACATCATTCAGTTCTTTTTTGTTCCGCACGAACACTGCGGAGGGGCGATGCACCCTACCGTCGTAGTCAAAATCCACGCTCCACGCCTCAATCAGCTCCAGAGGGCTGTTCCGGACCGCCTTTCGGATCACGGTTCTGGACTTTTCCTCCATGCCTGTCGGAAGACGACGCTCGAGGACATTTCCGAGACGAATCGTCACGAGACTTTTGTCAGAGCCCGGGAACTCCTCCATGCTCATATGCACCTCCGCCTCAAAGCGGGACTGTCTCCCGCCTTCGGCACGATGCTCCGGCTCCTCTGCGTACACGCGGAACCCGGTTCCCTGCGCGCAAAGACGTCCGATAGTGCTTTCGACCGCAAGTCTTCCCCGGTCGCAGGCGATAAACGACCGTCCCATGCGCGCCGCCACCGCCGGCAAGGTCCCGCTGCCGCAGAAAAAGTCAGCGCACAGATCACCCGGTTCCGTGCAGCATTCCACAATGCGCTCCAGCAGCTGCTCCGGCTTCTGCGTCGCGTAGCCCGTACGCTCCGCCGAGGTTCGCCCCACCATGTCGATCTGCCAGACGTCCTTCATGTTCACCATTGTGTACCAGCCCTGCTCGTCGCGGTACTCCTTCACGCCCCTGAACCGGTACGGCTTGAACTGCCGGTTATAGGACTTCTCCTTCAGGACATTGAAATTGTAATGCTTCGTTTTGCTGTACACCAGGATATTATCGTGCTTTCTGGCAAAGCGTCTCCGGCTGCTCCCGCCGGATTTGTAGGTCCAGATGATTTCGTTGACAAAATTCTTCTCGCCGAAGATCTCGTCCATGATGATTCTGGCGTAATGCACCACATGCCAGTCCAGATGCAGCCAGATCAGACCGTCCTCCGCCAGAAGCTCCCTCATCAGAATCAGACGCGCCGTCAGCTGCCTGAGATACCCGTACAGACCCTGCTGCCATTTGTCGTCATATGCGGGATGACGAATGTTGCTTCCGGACACGCGGATTACCGCATCATACCGAGCTTCGGAGAAAAACGGCGGATCAATGTAAATCAACTTCAGTCTCCCCCTATACTCCTCTTTCTCCGCCAGAGATTTCAGCAG
Protein-coding sequences here:
- a CDS encoding TrkH family potassium uptake protein, with product MNFNHRLILRTASMILLFEGIAMLIPFAFACYFAEFAPATAFFCIIVVCVSFGVTINRVTMHSRPYIHSREGFYIVIVCWMFVILLGAMPYLLSDMDYTFWDCWFESTAGWTTTGATVLGYDNMPRSLLLWKSVSSWLGGMGIIVLTTSIFPKLGIRGQKMAAAEMPGPTLEKLTARFGDTAKISYQIYTVLTLIELALLVPTKMTFYDALLNTLSSISTAGIVDLSAAQEAFVITPYIKGVLAFFSMASSINFIAYFMLTCGKFREALHHYEVRVYLLVIAAAGVLMGVDLYLHHIGDGLVSGIGNALVQGISFASTSGFIIDDIGSWPTFSKFLLLTLSLIGGCSFSTSGGMKIIRFSVFLKLISRGIYKRIHPRAIKPVMIQKKPVSAPVASSITMFILLYFGLFMFSAIVLSLNNLDMETTLSAAAGAFTNTGTSFGRLTGSDFSIFAAPFKFYLSLLMLAGRLEMYAVIIMFSPSYWNSDRARV
- a CDS encoding DNA methyltransferase is translated as MGTLKDLTKVIEQAQRQVANTRSAEFTVLEEVDPMRGQSVRGADAGGTVDNKIYYGDNIRLLKSLAEKEEYRGRLKLIYIDPPFFSEARYDAVIRVSGSNIRHPAYDDKWQQGLYGYLRQLTARLILMRELLAEDGLIWLHLDWHVVHYARIIMDEIFGEKNFVNEIIWTYKSGGSSRRRFARKHDNILVYSKTKHYNFNVLKEKSYNRQFKPYRFRGVKEYRDEQGWYTMVNMKDVWQIDMVGRTSAERTGYATQKPEQLLERIVECCTEPGDLCADFFCGSGTLPAVAARMGRSFIACDRGRLAVESTIGRLCAQGTGFRVYAEEPEHRAEGGRQSRFEAEVHMSMEEFPGSDKSLVTIRLGNVLERRLPTGMEEKSRTVIRKAVRNSPLELIEAWSVDFDYDGRVHRPSAVFVRNKKELNDVCRQIVGPDCRRICVKIVDVMGNVFYVDRPCTQIRSESR